Proteins encoded together in one Cicer arietinum cultivar CDC Frontier isolate Library 1 chromosome 4, Cicar.CDCFrontier_v2.0, whole genome shotgun sequence window:
- the LOC101499569 gene encoding WRKY transcription factor 23-like: protein MEKKENMGVSVKGEDVVDSSSYLVNSYNQFSSVFDFCEVEKSSLGFMELLGVQNYSPLLDLPQLSTMSVMTHDTLKAPSADTGKEYSEVLNQQPATPNSCSISSASSEALNDEHNKTLLDQHEDEEDEKQKINKQLKTKKTNQKRQREPRFAFMTKSEVDHLEDGYRWRKYGQKAVKNSPFPRSYYRCTTVSCNVKKRVERSFTDPTIVVTTYEGQHTHQSPAMCRSGFAGAQIPPPAGGRFSTNFGSVLQGNFLSSSQFQQQHYQHQQLLVNTLSSLALPYNNSSSSSKNSTFTQESSFLRDHGLLQDVVPSHMLKEE, encoded by the exons ATGGAGAAGAAGGAGAATATGGGGGTGAGTGTGAAGGGTGAGGATGTTGTTGATTCTTCGTCATATTTGGTAAACAGTTATAATCAATTTTCAAGCGTGTTTGATTTCTGTGAGGTGGAAAAAAGCTCTTTAGGGTTTATGGAGTTACTGGGTGTTCAAAACTATAGTCCTCTGCTTGATTTACCGCAACTTTCAACCATGTCTGTGATGACTCATGATACACTTAAAGCTCCATCTGCAGATACTGGAAAAGAGTATTCTGAGGTTTTGAATCAACAACCTGCAACTCCTAACTCTTGTTCGATTTCATCCGCATCTAGTGAAGCACTCAATGATGAACACAACAAGACTCTTCTTGACCAACATGAAGATGAAGAGGATGAAAAGCAAAAGATAAATAAACA GTTGAAGACAAAGAAGACAAATCAGAAGAGACAGAGAGAACCAAGATTCGCGTTCATGACGAAAAGCGAGGTGGATCATTTGGAAGATGGGTACAGATGGAGAAAGTACGGTCAAAAAGCTGTGAAAAATAGCCCCTTTCCAAg GAGTTACTATCGTTGCACCACTGTTTCATGTAATGTGAAGAAACGTGTGGAACGTTCTTTTACTGATCCAACCATTGTAGTCACAACTTATGAAGGACAACACACGCATCAAAGTCCAGCTATGTGCCGCTCCGGCTTCGCCGGAGCTCAAATACCACCGCCTGCTGGTGGTCGATTTTCTACTAACTTTGGTTCAGTTTTGCAAGGAAACTTCTTATCATCATCACAGTTTCAGCAGCAACATTATCAACATCAACAACTACTTGTTAATACATTGTCTTCTTTGGCTCTACCTTATAACAATTCTTCTTCGTCATCAAAGAATTCAACTTTTACTCAAGAGAGTTCATTTCTTAGGGACCATGGACTTCTTCAAGATGTTGTTCCTTCACATATGTTGAAAGAAGAGTAG